One Anaerolineae bacterium genomic window, GTGTACTGCGCTACCAGCTCGACGTCGCGCGTGTCCNNNNNNNNNNCTCGGTGATGATGGGCAGCCCCGTCGCCTCGCGTGCAGCGGCGAGCAGCTTCAGCCCCTCTTCGCCCATCCCCTGGAAAGAGTAGGGCGAGGTGCTCGGCTTGTACGCCCCACCACGCAGGATGTGCGCCCCCATCCGCTTCACGAAGTGGGCGGTCTCCATCAGCTGCTCCTCTGACTCGACGGTACAGGGTCCCGCCATAATCGTCAGACGGTCTCCGCCGATTTCCACTCCTCGCACCTGGATAACCGTGCCTTCGGGG contains:
- a CDS encoding 3-deoxy-7-phosphoheptulonate synthase (catalyzes the formation of 3-deoxy-D-arabino-hept-2-ulosonate 7-phosphate from phosphoenolpyruvate and D-erythrose 4-phosphate), which codes for PEGTVIQVRGVEIGGDRLTIMAGPCTVESEEQLMETAHFVKRMGAHILRGGAYKPSTSPYSFQGMGEEGLKLLAAAREATGLPIITE